One Aegilops tauschii subsp. strangulata cultivar AL8/78 chromosome 7, Aet v6.0, whole genome shotgun sequence genomic window carries:
- the LOC141028100 gene encoding choline transporter protein 1-like yields MLDTHKYRSAHNKISSPLFPVLLCWALGYVVAQLFFGVVETSVETIIQSFCQDAEEHDGEAQYAPPLLMEMLGDTSQLQRLTQGS; encoded by the exons ATGCTGGACACCCACAAGTACAGGTCTGCTCACAACAAGATATCGTCCCCGCTCTTCCCCGTGCTG CTGTGCTGGGCGCTTGGGTACGTGGTGGCTCAGCTCTTCTTCGGCGTGGTGGAGACGTCGGTGGAGACGATAATCCAGTCCTTCTGCCAGGATGCTGAGGAGCACGACGGGGAGGCGCAGTACGCTCCCCCTCTGCTCATGGAGATGCTGGGCGACACGAGCCAGCTGCAGAGGCTCACGCAAGGGTCGTGA
- the LOC141027228 gene encoding choline transporter protein 1-like: MECRKTYLGKLCVSLSSALFAFLMLDTHKYRSAHNKISSPLFPVLLCWALGYVVAQLFFGVVETSVETIILSFCQDAEEHDGEAQYAPPLLMEMLGDTSQLQRLTQGS; the protein is encoded by the exons ATGGAATGCAG GAAAACCTACCTGGGAAAGCTGTGCGTGAGCCTATCCAGCGCGCTGTTCGCGTTCCTCATGCTGGACACCCACAAGTACAGGTCTGCTCACAACAAGATATCGTCCCCGCTCTTCCCCGTGCTG CTGTGCTGGGCGCTTGGGTACGTGGTGGCTCAGCTCTTCTTCGGCGTGGTGGAGACGTCGGTGGAGACGATAATCCTGTCCTTCTGCCAGGATGCTGAGGAGCACGACGGGGAGGCGCAGTACGCTCCCCCTCTGCTCATGGAGATGCTGGGCGACACGAGCCAGCTGCAGAGGCTCACGCAAGGGTCGTGA
- the LOC109763646 gene encoding cold-responsive protein kinase 1 isoform X1: MPCCSCCFRVSNKKEKHASDLYSRSMSRLSSEKKIKLFSYAELRSATNNFHRSTSIGRGGFGAVYKGALRDGGGDVAVKVLSAHSRQGTREFLTEIDVIANVEHPNLVALLGCCVEGRHRILVYELLHNGSLHGALLASAGDPARLTWAIRRGVCVGVARGLAFLHEEMASGPIVHRDIKASNVLLDAGYGAKIGDFGLAKLFPDAATHVSTRVAGTAGYLAPEYALHGHLTKKADVYSFGVLLLETVTGKSSSRSLHLSDEGDKVLVERVWELYEAANLRDMIDPAMEDGCNEEEAVRYMKVALMCTQATPLRRPSMLRVLEMLEKDVRLREKEITPPGYVLRDNKDSHSTSMVVASHTLTELAPRCY, from the exons ATGCCTTGTTGCTCTTGCTGCTTCCGTGTCTCCAACAAGAAAGAGAAACACGCCTCCGATCTCTACTCCCGTTCCATGAGCA GACTGTCATCTGAGAAGAAGATCAAGCTCTTCTCCTACGCGGAGCTGCGGTCGGCGACCAACAACTTCCACCGGAGCACCAGCATCGGGCGAGGCGGCTTCGGCGCCGTCTACAAGGGCGCGctgcgggacggcggcggcgacgtggCGGTCAAGGTGCTGTCCGCGCACTCCCGGCAGGGCACCAGGGAGTTCCTCACCGAGATCGACGTCATCGCCAACGTGGAGCACCCCAACCTGGTGGCCCTGCTGGGCTGCTGCGTGGAGGGCCGCCACCGCATCCTCGTCTACGAGCTCCTCCACAACGGCAGCCTCCACGGCGCCCTCCTCGCCTCCGCCGGCGACCCCGCCAGGCTCACCTGGGCGATCAGGCGCGGCGTCTGCGTCGGCGTCGCCAGGGGCCTGGCGTTCCTGCACGAGGAGATGGCGTCCGGCCCCATCGTGCACAGGGACATCAAGGCCAGCAACGTCCTCCTCGACGCCGGCTACGGCGCCAAGATCGGCGACTTCGGCCTCGCCAAGCTCTTCCCGGACGCCGCCACGCACGTCAGCACCCGCGTCGCGGGGACCGCGGGGTACCTCGCGCCGGAGTACGCGCTGCACGGCCATCTCACCAAGAAGGCCGACGTCTACAGCTTCGGGGTGTTGCTGCTGGAGACCGTCACCGGCAAGAGCAGCTCCAGGAGCCTCCATTTATCCGACGAGGGGGACAAGGTGCTGGTGGAGAGGGTGTGGGAGCTCTACGAGGCCGCCAACCTCAGGGACATGATCGACCCGGCGATGGAAGACGGGTGCAATGAGGAGGAGGCTGTGAGGTACATGAAGGTGGCGCTGATGTGCACGCAGGCGACGCCGCTGCGGCGGCCGTCGATGTTGCGGGTGCTGGAGATGCTGGAGAAGGATGTCCGGTTGAGGGAGAAAGAGATCACGCCGCCGGGCTACGTCCTCCGGGACAACAAGGACAGCCACTCCACATCCATGGTCGTTGCTTCGCACACCTTGACGGAGTTAGCGCCAAG GTGCTACTGA
- the LOC109763646 gene encoding cold-responsive protein kinase 1 isoform X2, with protein sequence MPCCSCCFRVSNKKEKHASDLYSRSMSRLSSEKKIKLFSYAELRSATNNFHRSTSIGRGGFGAVYKGALRDGGGDVAVKVLSAHSRQGTREFLTEIDVIANVEHPNLVALLGCCVEGRHRILVYELLHNGSLHGALLASAGDPARLTWAIRRGVCVGVARGLAFLHEEMASGPIVHRDIKASNVLLDAGYGAKIGDFGLAKLFPDAATHVSTRVAGTAGYLAPEYALHGHLTKKADVYSFGVLLLETVTGKSSSRSLHLSDEGDKVLVERVWELYEAANLRDMIDPAMEDGCNEEEAVRYMKVALMCTQATPLRRPSMLRVLEMLEKDVRLREKEITPPGYVLRDNKDSHSTSMVVASHTLTELAPR encoded by the exons ATGCCTTGTTGCTCTTGCTGCTTCCGTGTCTCCAACAAGAAAGAGAAACACGCCTCCGATCTCTACTCCCGTTCCATGAGCA GACTGTCATCTGAGAAGAAGATCAAGCTCTTCTCCTACGCGGAGCTGCGGTCGGCGACCAACAACTTCCACCGGAGCACCAGCATCGGGCGAGGCGGCTTCGGCGCCGTCTACAAGGGCGCGctgcgggacggcggcggcgacgtggCGGTCAAGGTGCTGTCCGCGCACTCCCGGCAGGGCACCAGGGAGTTCCTCACCGAGATCGACGTCATCGCCAACGTGGAGCACCCCAACCTGGTGGCCCTGCTGGGCTGCTGCGTGGAGGGCCGCCACCGCATCCTCGTCTACGAGCTCCTCCACAACGGCAGCCTCCACGGCGCCCTCCTCGCCTCCGCCGGCGACCCCGCCAGGCTCACCTGGGCGATCAGGCGCGGCGTCTGCGTCGGCGTCGCCAGGGGCCTGGCGTTCCTGCACGAGGAGATGGCGTCCGGCCCCATCGTGCACAGGGACATCAAGGCCAGCAACGTCCTCCTCGACGCCGGCTACGGCGCCAAGATCGGCGACTTCGGCCTCGCCAAGCTCTTCCCGGACGCCGCCACGCACGTCAGCACCCGCGTCGCGGGGACCGCGGGGTACCTCGCGCCGGAGTACGCGCTGCACGGCCATCTCACCAAGAAGGCCGACGTCTACAGCTTCGGGGTGTTGCTGCTGGAGACCGTCACCGGCAAGAGCAGCTCCAGGAGCCTCCATTTATCCGACGAGGGGGACAAGGTGCTGGTGGAGAGGGTGTGGGAGCTCTACGAGGCCGCCAACCTCAGGGACATGATCGACCCGGCGATGGAAGACGGGTGCAATGAGGAGGAGGCTGTGAGGTACATGAAGGTGGCGCTGATGTGCACGCAGGCGACGCCGCTGCGGCGGCCGTCGATGTTGCGGGTGCTGGAGATGCTGGAGAAGGATGTCCGGTTGAGGGAGAAAGAGATCACGCCGCCGGGCTACGTCCTCCGGGACAACAAGGACAGCCACTCCACATCCATGGTCGTTGCTTCGCACACCTTGACGGAGTTAGCGCCAAGGTAA